One window from the genome of Oceanisphaera sp. IT1-181 encodes:
- the cysM gene encoding cysteine synthase CysM: protein MQFPTIEDFVGNTPLVRLQRMASHTNSQVLVKLEGNNPAGSVKDRPALNMISQAEARGDIKPGDTLIESTSGNTGIALAMAAAIKGYRMILIMPDNATEERKAAMLAYGAELILVSKQEGMEGARDLADKMAADGKGVILDQFNNPDNPQAHFLTTGPEIWQQTAGTLTHFVSSMGTTGTIMGVSQYLKQQNSDVQIVGLQPCEGSSIPGIRRWPEAYLPGIFEQSRVDQVLDISEDKAVATMLRLAREEGIFCGVSSGGAVAGALKLAEQIDNAIIVAIICDRGDRYLSSGVFG, encoded by the coding sequence ATGCAATTTCCGACCATAGAGGACTTTGTTGGCAACACGCCGCTCGTACGCTTGCAGCGCATGGCCAGCCATACTAATAGCCAAGTGTTAGTGAAGCTGGAGGGCAATAACCCAGCAGGCTCGGTGAAAGACAGGCCCGCATTGAACATGATCAGCCAAGCTGAAGCCCGCGGGGATATTAAACCGGGTGACACGCTGATTGAGTCCACCAGTGGTAACACCGGCATTGCGCTGGCCATGGCGGCGGCCATTAAAGGCTATCGCATGATTTTAATCATGCCTGATAACGCCACCGAAGAGCGCAAGGCGGCTATGTTGGCCTACGGTGCCGAGCTGATTTTGGTGAGTAAGCAAGAAGGCATGGAAGGTGCGCGCGACTTGGCCGATAAGATGGCCGCCGACGGCAAAGGCGTGATCTTAGATCAGTTTAATAATCCGGATAACCCGCAGGCGCACTTTTTAACAACGGGTCCAGAAATCTGGCAGCAAACGGCGGGCACGCTGACGCATTTTGTGTCCAGCATGGGCACTACCGGTACTATTATGGGTGTGTCTCAGTACTTGAAGCAGCAAAATTCAGACGTACAAATCGTCGGCTTGCAGCCTTGCGAAGGCAGCAGTATTCCGGGTATCCGCCGTTGGCCCGAGGCGTATTTGCCGGGCATCTTTGAGCAAAGCCGTGTCGATCAAGTATTGGATATTAGTGAAGATAAGGCGGTGGCCACTATGCTGCGCTTAGCGCGCGAAGAAGGTATCTTTTGCGGCGTTAGCTCCGGCGGTGCAGTTGCCGGCGCGCTAAAACTGGCCGAACAGATTGATAACGCCATTATTGTGGCCATCATCTGCGACCGCGGCGACCGCTATTTATCATCAGGCGTGTTTGGTTAG
- the cysT gene encoding sulfate/thiosulfate ABC transporter permease CysT, with product MAALLGSSKRVLPGFTLSLGTSMLFVSLIILLPLTGLVMNTSQMGWAQYWQVISDPRVVATYKVTASAAAAASLFNMVFGLLMAWILTRYRFPGRALLDGLMDLPFALPTAVAGLTLASLFATNGWYGEWLADFGIKVSYTWMGIVIAMVFTSVPFVVRTVQPVLEDLGPEYEEAAATLGATPWQAFSRVVLPELKPALITGTALSFTRSLGEFGAVIFIAGNMAWQTEITALMIFIKIQEFDLAGASAIASVILLASFVLLFLINGIQSRFMRRVRGNS from the coding sequence ATGGCGGCGCTGTTGGGCTCATCTAAGCGAGTGTTACCCGGCTTCACCTTAAGCCTGGGCACGAGCATGCTGTTTGTCAGTTTGATTATCTTGTTACCGCTTACCGGCTTGGTGATGAACACCAGCCAAATGGGCTGGGCACAATACTGGCAAGTGATTAGTGATCCCCGAGTTGTGGCTACCTATAAGGTCACCGCCAGCGCCGCTGCTGCTGCCAGCTTGTTTAACATGGTGTTTGGCCTATTAATGGCCTGGATTTTAACGCGTTATCGTTTTCCTGGCCGTGCCTTGCTGGACGGCCTAATGGACCTGCCCTTCGCCCTGCCTACCGCGGTGGCCGGCCTCACCTTGGCCTCTTTGTTTGCTACTAACGGTTGGTATGGCGAATGGTTGGCGGATTTCGGCATTAAGGTGTCTTACACCTGGATGGGCATAGTGATTGCCATGGTTTTTACCAGCGTGCCCTTTGTAGTGCGCACGGTACAGCCGGTGTTAGAAGACTTAGGCCCAGAGTACGAAGAAGCCGCGGCCACCTTAGGCGCGACTCCTTGGCAGGCATTTAGCCGAGTGGTGTTGCCCGAGTTGAAGCCTGCGTTAATTACCGGTACCGCGCTGTCTTTTACCCGCAGTTTGGGTGAGTTTGGTGCCGTTATCTTTATTGCCGGCAACATGGCTTGGCAAACCGAAATTACTGCTTTGATGATTTTCATCAAGATCCAAGAATTTGATTTGGCGGGCGCCAGTGCCATCGCCAGCGTGATCTTGCTGGCCTCGTTCGTACTGCTGTTCTTGATTAACGGCATTCAAAGTCGCTTTATGCGCCGCGTACGAGGTAATAGCTAA
- the cysA gene encoding sulfate/thiosulfate ABC transporter ATP-binding protein CysA, giving the protein MSIHIEGINKSFGKTQVLHDINLDLPSGQLVGLLGPSGSGKTTLLRIIAGLEHANSGRISFNGNDVTDLHARDRQVGFVFQNYALFRHMTVFDNIAFGLSILPKAQRPSKKDIKLKVDQLLEMIQLSQVAQRFPAQLSGGQRQRVALARSLAVEPRVLLLDEPFGALDAQVRKELRRWLRRLHDELHFTSVFVTHDQEEAMDVSDQVVVMSQGKVEQIGAPDAIWEEPASRFVLEFLGEVNKIDGELNGSRFKVGHYPLQLPVASHKQGAASWYLRPHEISLSTEVNAQHPLPVLVTDVNARGSLVQLELEPKDWPGQLMEAQLPHQHLIGVKRGQTLYLGSQGGRLYAGEQQVTDSSLALTA; this is encoded by the coding sequence ATGAGCATTCATATTGAGGGTATTAATAAATCCTTTGGCAAAACTCAGGTGCTGCACGATATTAATCTGGATTTGCCCAGCGGCCAGTTAGTGGGCTTATTAGGCCCTTCCGGCTCCGGCAAGACTACGCTGCTGCGTATTATTGCCGGCTTGGAGCACGCCAACAGCGGGCGCATTAGCTTTAACGGCAATGACGTGACCGACTTGCATGCCCGCGACCGTCAAGTGGGTTTTGTTTTTCAAAACTACGCGCTGTTTCGCCATATGACGGTGTTCGACAATATCGCTTTTGGCTTAAGCATCTTGCCCAAGGCGCAGCGGCCCAGTAAAAAAGATATCAAACTGAAAGTGGATCAGCTGTTAGAAATGATCCAGCTGTCGCAGGTTGCCCAGCGCTTTCCCGCTCAATTGTCTGGCGGCCAACGTCAGCGCGTAGCCTTGGCGCGTTCACTGGCGGTAGAGCCACGGGTATTACTGCTTGATGAACCTTTTGGCGCACTGGACGCACAAGTACGTAAAGAGCTGCGCCGCTGGTTGCGCCGACTGCATGACGAGCTGCACTTCACCAGCGTGTTTGTAACTCACGATCAAGAAGAAGCCATGGATGTATCGGATCAAGTGGTGGTGATGAGCCAAGGCAAGGTTGAACAGATAGGCGCGCCCGATGCGATTTGGGAAGAACCCGCCAGCCGCTTCGTGCTGGAATTCTTAGGCGAAGTGAACAAGATAGATGGCGAGCTCAATGGCAGCCGCTTTAAGGTGGGCCATTATCCGCTGCAATTACCGGTGGCCAGCCATAAACAAGGCGCAGCCAGCTGGTATTTACGCCCCCATGAAATTAGCCTGAGCACTGAGGTTAACGCCCAACATCCGCTGCCGGTATTGGTGACCGACGTCAATGCACGTGGCAGTTTAGTACAACTCGAATTAGAGCCTAAAGATTGGCCAGGTCAATTGATGGAAGCGCAATTACCTCATCAGCACCTGATTGGCGTAAAGCGCGGCCAAACCTTATATCTAGGCAGCCAAGGCGGCCGCCTCTATGCGGGCGAGCAGCAAGTGACCGATAGCAGTTTAGCACTCACTGCTTAA
- the cysP gene encoding thiosulfate ABC transporter substrate-binding protein CysP, with protein MRKSLIATLLLTAGLSAAVPVQAKELLNSSYDIARELFAEINPAFVAHWEKETGEKLTIKQTHAGSSSQAQAILQGLRADVVTYNQVTDVDVLYEKGKLIPEDWRARLPNDSSPYVSTMAFLVRKDNPKNIKDWSDLTREDVKLVFPNPKTSGNGRYTYLAAWGAADKQFDGDQDKIREHMGKLINQVAVFDTGGRGATTTFIDRGIGDVLITFESEVNNIRDLYAADGYQVIVPSVDVLAEFPVTWIDRNVKRNKTEKEAKAYLEFLYSSDAQRILAKHYYRVNDKEVAAEVADKFPETELFKVEDVFGSWEQAMKDHFASGGTLDQLQAKGR; from the coding sequence ATGCGTAAATCACTGATTGCGACCCTGCTACTAACGGCAGGTTTAAGCGCAGCTGTTCCTGTGCAGGCTAAAGAGCTACTGAACAGTAGCTATGACATTGCTCGCGAATTATTCGCCGAAATTAACCCAGCTTTCGTTGCGCACTGGGAAAAAGAAACCGGGGAGAAGCTGACCATCAAGCAAACTCATGCCGGTTCTTCCAGCCAAGCACAGGCAATTTTACAAGGCTTGCGCGCCGACGTAGTCACCTACAACCAGGTAACTGACGTGGATGTGTTGTATGAAAAAGGCAAACTGATCCCAGAAGATTGGAGAGCCCGTCTGCCGAACGACAGTTCACCTTATGTATCGACCATGGCGTTTTTGGTGCGCAAAGATAACCCCAAAAATATCAAAGACTGGAGCGACTTAACGCGCGAAGACGTTAAATTGGTGTTTCCAAATCCTAAAACCTCAGGCAACGGCCGTTACACTTACTTAGCCGCGTGGGGCGCCGCCGATAAACAGTTTGATGGCGACCAAGATAAAATTCGTGAGCACATGGGCAAGTTGATTAACCAAGTTGCGGTATTTGATACTGGTGGCCGTGGCGCCACCACTACCTTTATCGACCGCGGTATTGGTGATGTACTGATCACTTTTGAATCGGAAGTGAACAACATTCGCGACTTGTACGCCGCTGACGGTTATCAAGTAATAGTCCCATCCGTAGACGTGTTAGCTGAATTCCCCGTCACTTGGATTGACCGTAACGTAAAGCGTAACAAGACCGAGAAAGAAGCCAAGGCCTATTTAGAGTTCTTATATAGCTCGGATGCCCAGCGCATCTTGGCGAAGCACTACTATCGCGTAAACGACAAAGAAGTGGCCGCTGAAGTGGCTGACAAATTCCCAGAAACCGAGCTGTTTAAAGTAGAAGACGTATTTGGCAGCTGGGAACAAGCCATGAAAGATCACTTTGCTAGCGGCGGCACCTTAGACCAGCTACAGGCAAAGGGACGCTAA
- the cysW gene encoding sulfate/thiosulfate ABC transporter permease CysW gives MEQSLTLATTRPWGRWFLIGTGTVLTILLLVVPLLAIIAGAFAAGVGGVIENLNEPDMLHAIGLTLMVAALTVPINLVFGTLLAWLVTRFNFRGRQLLLTLMDVPFAVSPVVAGLLYLLMYGVNGPVGGWFDGYDMQLMFAWPGIVMVTVFVTCPFMVRELVPLMSSQGTDSEEAAVLLGASGWQLFRKITLPNIRWALIYGVILTNARAVGEFGAVSVVAGGIRGETNTLSLHVELLHQDYNAVGAFTAAALLTLMAIFTLLIKSYLEWRLHSAAAQE, from the coding sequence ATGGAACAATCCTTAACTTTAGCCACAACCCGCCCTTGGGGCCGTTGGTTCTTGATTGGTACCGGCACCGTGCTCACCATACTATTATTGGTGGTGCCGCTGCTGGCCATTATCGCCGGTGCTTTTGCCGCCGGTGTGGGTGGCGTAATTGAAAACTTAAATGAACCAGACATGCTGCATGCCATTGGCTTAACGCTGATGGTCGCCGCCTTAACGGTGCCCATTAACTTAGTATTTGGCACCCTACTAGCTTGGTTGGTGACGCGCTTTAACTTTCGCGGCCGCCAATTACTGCTCACCTTAATGGACGTGCCCTTTGCCGTATCACCAGTAGTGGCGGGGTTATTGTATCTGTTGATGTACGGCGTAAACGGCCCAGTGGGCGGTTGGTTCGACGGTTACGATATGCAGCTGATGTTTGCCTGGCCCGGCATCGTAATGGTGACGGTATTTGTAACCTGCCCGTTTATGGTGCGCGAACTGGTGCCCTTAATGAGCAGCCAAGGCACGGATTCGGAAGAAGCGGCCGTCTTACTCGGCGCCAGTGGCTGGCAGTTGTTTCGAAAAATCACCTTGCCAAATATTCGCTGGGCGCTGATTTACGGGGTGATTTTAACCAACGCCCGCGCCGTGGGTGAGTTTGGCGCCGTGTCAGTCGTGGCGGGCGGTATTCGCGGTGAAACCAATACTCTATCGTTGCACGTAGAGTTATTGCATCAAGACTACAACGCGGTCGGCGCTTTTACCGCCGCCGCGCTGCTAACTTTGATGGCCATCTTCACCTTATTAATTAAATCTTATCTTGAGTGGCGCTTACACAGCGCCGCAGCACAGGAGTAG
- a CDS encoding LysE family translocator, with protein sequence MDPWLLFIPACLALNLTPGPDIFFVLSQAFSERRYAGLWAALGLGLSYLGHTLLAVVGLSALIMQSAIIFSVIKYLGAAYLLYLGWMSLRTASAFHLPQAQSSGNRRQIFYRGLMVGLLNPKVILFFLAFLPQFIRPESGSVPMQLLALGVVFTLTATLCNGAYGLLGQQLKRGLQGQKRASVMMNRLSGIIMMALGIRLIMR encoded by the coding sequence ATGGATCCTTGGTTGCTCTTTATTCCCGCTTGCTTGGCGTTGAACTTAACACCGGGCCCAGATATTTTCTTTGTGCTATCGCAAGCCTTTAGCGAACGACGCTATGCAGGCTTGTGGGCGGCGCTCGGCTTGGGATTGTCCTATCTCGGGCACACCTTATTAGCCGTGGTAGGACTCTCAGCGCTGATCATGCAATCAGCCATTATCTTTAGCGTGATTAAATATCTTGGCGCAGCCTACTTGCTCTATTTGGGCTGGATGAGCTTGCGCACAGCTTCGGCGTTTCATCTGCCGCAGGCACAAAGTAGCGGCAACCGGCGACAAATTTTTTATCGCGGCTTAATGGTCGGTTTGCTCAACCCTAAAGTGATACTGTTTTTTCTGGCCTTTCTGCCGCAGTTTATTCGTCCAGAGTCGGGCTCCGTACCCATGCAATTACTGGCATTAGGCGTGGTGTTTACCCTGACCGCCACCCTGTGTAATGGCGCTTACGGTTTACTTGGGCAGCAATTAAAACGCGGCTTACAGGGGCAAAAACGTGCGTCCGTGATGATGAATCGACTGTCCGGTATTATTATGATGGCCTTAGGAATTCGGCTGATCATGCGCTAG